In Eriocheir sinensis breed Jianghai 21 unplaced genomic scaffold, ASM2467909v1 Scaffold103, whole genome shotgun sequence, a genomic segment contains:
- the LOC126988984 gene encoding uncharacterized protein LOC126988984 isoform X11, translating into MWYWCAGYPFTGSLVTYTPGSFSASVVDSGVFPMWYWCAGYPFTGSLVTYTPRSFSVVDSGVFPMWYWCAGYPFTGSLVTYTPRSFSASVVDSGVCPMWYWCAGYPFTGSLVTYTPRSFSVVDSGVFPMWYWCAGYPFTGSLVTYTPRSFSVVDSGVFPMWYWCAGYPFTGSLVTYTPRSFSASVVDSGVFPMWYWCAGYPFTGSLVTYTPRSFSVVDSGVFPMWYWCAGYPFTGSLVTYTPMSFSASVVDSGVFPMWYWCAGYPFTGSLVTYTPRSFSASMVDSGVFPMWYWCAGYPFTGSLVTYTPRSFSASVVDSGVFPMWYWCAGYPLPRCRH; encoded by the exons atgtggtattggtgtgctggatatcccttcactggtagcctggtaacatacactcccgg gtctttctctgcctctgtggtggatagtggagtgtttcccatgtggtattggtgtgctggatatcccttcactggtagcctggtaacatacactcccaggtctttctctgtggtggatagtggagtgtttcccatgtggtattggtgtgctggatatcccttcactggtagcctggtaacatacactcccaggtctttctctgcctctgtggtggatagtggagtgtgtcccatgtggtattggtgtgctggatatcccttcactggtagcctggtaacatacactcccaggtctttctctgtggtggatagtggagtgtttcccatgtggtattggtgtgctggatatcccttcactggtagcctggtaacatacactcccaggtctttctctgtggtggatagtggagtgtttcccatgtggtattggtgtgctggatatcccttcactggtagcctggtaacatacactcccag gtctttctctgcctctgtggtggatagtggagtgtttcccatgtggtattggtgtgctggatatcccttcactggtagcctggtaacatacactcccaggtctttctctgtggtggatagtggagtgtttcccatgtggtattggtgtgctggatatcccttcactggtagcctggtaacatacactcccatgtctttctctgcctctgtggtggatagtggagtgtttcccatgtggtattggtgtgctggatatcccttcactggtagcctggtaacatacactcccaggtctttctctgcctctatggtggatagtggagtgtttcccatgtggtattggtgtgctggatatcccttcactggtagcctggtaacatacactcccaggtctttctctgcctctgtggtggatagtggagtgtttcccatgtggtattggtgtgctggatatcccctcccaaggtgtaggcattaa
- the LOC126988984 gene encoding uncharacterized protein LOC126988984 isoform X4, producing MWFWCAGYPFTGSLVTYTPRSFSASVVDSGVFPMWYWCAGYPFTGSLVTYTPRSFSASVVDSGVFPMWYWCAGYPFTGSLVTYTPRSFSVVDSGVFPMWYWCAGYPFTGSLVTYTPRSFSASVVDSGVCPMWYWCAGYPFTGSLVTYTPRSFSVVDSGVFPMWYWCAGYPFTGSLVTYTPRSFSVVDSGVFPMWYWCAGYPFTGSLVTYTPRSFSASVVDSGVFPMWYWCAGYPFTGSLVTYTPRSFSVVDSGVFPMWYWCAGYPFTGSLVTYTPMSFSASVVDSGVFPMWYWCAGYPFTGSLVTYTPRSFSASMVDSGVFPMWYWCAGYPFTGSLVTYTPRSFSASVVDSGVFPMWYWCAGYPLPRCRH from the exons atgtggttttggtgtgctggatatcccttcactggtagcctggtaacatacactcccaggtctttctcagcctctgtggtggatagtggagtgtttcccatgtggtattggtgtgctggatatcccttcactggtagcctggtaacatacactcccag gtctttctctgcctctgtggtggatagtggagtgtttcccatgtggtattggtgtgctggatatcccttcactggtagcctggtaacatacactcccaggtctttctctgtggtggatagtggagtgtttcccatgtggtattggtgtgctggatatcccttcactggtagcctggtaacatacactcccaggtctttctctgcctctgtggtggatagtggagtgtgtcccatgtggtattggtgtgctggatatcccttcactggtagcctggtaacatacactcccaggtctttctctgtggtggatagtggagtgtttcccatgtggtattggtgtgctggatatcccttcactggtagcctggtaacatacactcccaggtctttctctgtggtggatagtggagtgtttcccatgtggtattggtgtgctggatatcccttcactggtagcctggtaacatacactcccag gtctttctctgcctctgtggtggatagtggagtgtttcccatgtggtattggtgtgctggatatcccttcactggtagcctggtaacatacactcccaggtctttctctgtggtggatagtggagtgtttcccatgtggtattggtgtgctggatatcccttcactggtagcctggtaacatacactcccatgtctttctctgcctctgtggtggatagtggagtgtttcccatgtggtattggtgtgctggatatcccttcactggtagcctggtaacatacactcccaggtctttctctgcctctatggtggatagtggagtgtttcccatgtggtattggtgtgctggatatcccttcactggtagcctggtaacatacactcccaggtctttctctgcctctgtggtggatagtggagtgtttcccatgtggtattggtgtgctggatatcccctcccaaggtgtaggcattaa
- the LOC126988984 gene encoding uncharacterized protein LOC126988984 isoform X2 codes for MWYWCAGYPFTGSLVTYTPRSFSVVDSGVFPMWYWCAGYPFTGSLVTYTPRSFSASVVDSGVFPMWFWCAGYPFTGSLVTYTPRSFSASVVDSGVFPMWYWCAGYPFTGSLVTYTPRSFSVVDSGVFPMWYWCAGYPFTGSLVTYTPRSFSASVVDSGVCPMWYWCAGYPFTGSLVTYTPRSFSVVDSGVFPMWYWCAGYPFTGSLVTYTPRSFSVVDSGVFPMWYWCAGYPFTGSLVTYTPRSFSASVVDSGVFPMWYWCAGYPFTGSLVTYTPRSFSVVDSGVFPMWYWCAGYPFTGSLVTYTPMSFSASVVDSGVFPMWYWCAGYPFTGSLVTYTPRSFSASMVDSGVFPMWYWCAGYPFTGSLVTYTPRSFSASVVDSGVFPMWYWCAGYPLPRCRH; via the exons atgtggtattggtgtgctggatatcccttcactggtagcctggtaacatacactcccaggtctttctctgtggtggatagtggagtgtttcccatgtggtattggtgtgctggatatcccttcactggtagcctggtaacatacactcccaggtctttctcagcctctgtggtggatagtggagtgtttcccatgtggttttggtgtgctggatatcccttcactggtagcctggtaacatacactcccag gtctttctctgcctctgtggtggatagtggagtgtttcccatgtggtattggtgtgctggatatcccttcactggtagcctggtaacatacactcccaggtctttctctgtggtggatagtggagtgtttcccatgtggtattggtgtgctggatatcccttcactggtagcctggtaacatacactcccaggtctttctctgcctctgtggtggatagtggagtgtgtcccatgtggtattggtgtgctggatatcccttcactggtagcctggtaacatacactcccaggtctttctctgtggtggatagtggagtgtttcccatgtggtattggtgtgctggatatcccttcactggtagcctggtaacatacactcccaggtctttctctgtggtggatagtggagtgtttcccatgtggtattggtgtgctggatatcccttcactggtagcctggtaacatacactcccag gtctttctctgcctctgtggtggatagtggagtgtttcccatgtggtattggtgtgctggatatcccttcactggtagcctggtaacatacactcccaggtctttctctgtggtggatagtggagtgtttcccatgtggtattggtgtgctggatatcccttcactggtagcctggtaacatacactcccatgtctttctctgcctctgtggtggatagtggagtgtttcccatgtggtattggtgtgctggatatcccttcactggtagcctggtaacatacactcccaggtctttctctgcctctatggtggatagtggagtgtttcccatgtggtattggtgtgctggatatcccttcactggtagcctggtaacatacactcccaggtctttctctgcctctgtggtggatagtggagtgtttcccatgtggtattggtgtgctggatatcccctcccaaggtgtaggcattaa
- the LOC126988984 gene encoding uncharacterized protein LOC126988984 isoform X10: MWYWCAGYPFTGSLVTYTPRSFSASVVDSGVFPMWYWCAGYPFTGSLVTYTPRSFSVVDSGVFPMWYWCAGYPFTGSLVTYTPRSFSASVVDSGVCPMWYWCAGYPFTGSLVTYTPRSFSVVDSGVFPMWYWCAGYPFTGSLVTYTPRSFSVVDSGVFPMWYWCAGYPFTGSLVTYTPRSFSASVVDSGVFPMWYWCAGYPFTGSLVTYTPRSFSVVDSGVFPMWYWCAGYPFTGSLVTYTPMSFSASVVDSGVFPMWYWCAGYPFTGSLVTYTPRSFSASMVDSGVFPMWYWCAGYPFTGSLVTYTPRSFSASVVDSGVFPMWYWCAGYPLPRCRH; encoded by the exons atgtggtattggtgtgctggatatcccttcactggtagcctggtaacatacactcccaggtctttctctgcctctgtggtggatagtggagtgtttcccatgtggtattggtgtgctggatatcccttcactggtagcctggtaacatacactcccaggtctttctctgtggtggatagtggagtgtttcccatgtggtattggtgtgctggatatcccttcactggtagcctggtaacatacactcccaggtctttctctgcctctgtggtggatagtggagtgtgtcccatgtggtattggtgtgctggatatcccttcactggtagcctggtaacatacactcccaggtctttctctgtggtggatagtggagtgtttcccatgtggtattggtgtgctggatatcccttcactggtagcctggtaacatacactcccaggtctttctctgtggtggatagtggagtgtttcccatgtggtattggtgtgctggatatcccttcactggtagcctggtaacatacactcccag gtctttctctgcctctgtggtggatagtggagtgtttcccatgtggtattggtgtgctggatatcccttcactggtagcctggtaacatacactcccaggtctttctctgtggtggatagtggagtgtttcccatgtggtattggtgtgctggatatcccttcactggtagcctggtaacatacactcccatgtctttctctgcctctgtggtggatagtggagtgtttcccatgtggtattggtgtgctggatatcccttcactggtagcctggtaacatacactcccaggtctttctctgcctctatggtggatagtggagtgtttcccatgtggtattggtgtgctggatatcccttcactggtagcctggtaacatacactcccaggtctttctctgcctctgtggtggatagtggagtgtttcccatgtggtattggtgtgctggatatcccctcccaaggtgtaggcattaa
- the LOC126988984 gene encoding uncharacterized protein LOC126988984 isoform X13 — protein sequence MWYWCAGYPFTGSLVTYTPRSFSASVVDSGVFPMWYWCAGYPFTGSLVTYTPRSFSASVVDSGVCPMWYWCAGYPFTGSLVTYTPRSFSVVDSGVFPMWYWCAGYPFTGSLVTYTPRSFSVVDSGVFPMWYWCAGYPFTGSLVTYTPRSFSASVVDSGVFPMWYWCAGYPFTGSLVTYTPRSFSVVDSGVFPMWYWCAGYPFTGSLVTYTPMSFSASVVDSGVFPMWYWCAGYPFTGSLVTYTPRSFSASMVDSGVFPMWYWCAGYPFTGSLVTYTPRSFSASVVDSGVFPMWYWCAGYPLPRCRH from the exons atgtggtattggtgtgctggatatcccttcactggtagcctggtaacatacactcccaggtctttctctgcctctgtggtggatagtggagtgtttcccatgtggtattggtgtgctggatatcccttcactggtagcctggtaacatacactcccag gtctttctctgcctctgtggtggatagtggagtgtgtcccatgtggtattggtgtgctggatatcccttcactggtagcctggtaacatacactcccaggtctttctctgtggtggatagtggagtgtttcccatgtggtattggtgtgctggatatcccttcactggtagcctggtaacatacactcccaggtctttctctgtggtggatagtggagtgtttcccatgtggtattggtgtgctggatatcccttcactggtagcctggtaacatacactcccag gtctttctctgcctctgtggtggatagtggagtgtttcccatgtggtattggtgtgctggatatcccttcactggtagcctggtaacatacactcccaggtctttctctgtggtggatagtggagtgtttcccatgtggtattggtgtgctggatatcccttcactggtagcctggtaacatacactcccatgtctttctctgcctctgtggtggatagtggagtgtttcccatgtggtattggtgtgctggatatcccttcactggtagcctggtaacatacactcccaggtctttctctgcctctatggtggatagtggagtgtttcccatgtggtattggtgtgctggatatcccttcactggtagcctggtaacatacactcccaggtctttctctgcctctgtggtggatagtggagtgtttcccatgtggtattggtgtgctggatatcccctcccaaggtgtaggcattaa